A DNA window from Vigna angularis cultivar LongXiaoDou No.4 chromosome 1, ASM1680809v1, whole genome shotgun sequence contains the following coding sequences:
- the LOC108336844 gene encoding thiosulfate sulfurtransferase 18 isoform X1: protein MGSIGIKSSGSEVVTIDVHAAKGLIQTGHVYLDVRTVEEFQKGHVDAEKIINIPYMFNTPEGRVKNPEFLKEVLSACKKEDRIIVGCQSGVRSVYATSDLLTEGFKDVRNMGGGYLDWVKNQFPLKIPLNLVKDEVPLKAPLDLVIGEVTVKEPLDLLNNELP from the exons ATGGGTTCTATTGGAATCAAAAG CTCGGGATCCGAGGTTGTCACCATTGATGTTCATGCAGCCAAGGGTTTGATCCAGACCGGTCATGTTTATCTCGATGTCAG GACGGTGGAAGAGTTTCAGAAAGGTCATGTGGATGCTGAGAAGATAATTAACATTCCGTACATGTTTAATACACCAGAAG GTAGGGTGAAGAATCCGGAGTTTCTGAAGGAGGTTTTATCAGCGTGCAAGAAAGAAGATCGCATCATCGTG GGTTGTCAAAGTGGAGTGAGATCTGTGTATGCAACTAGTGATCTTCTGACGGAG GGTTTTAAAGATGTGAGGAACATGGGAGGAGGATATCTTGACTGGgttaaaaatcaatttccaCTGAAAATACCTTTGAATTTGGTTAAAGATGAAGTTCCACTGAAAGCTCCTCTGGATTTGGTTATAGGTGAAGTTACAGTGAAAGAACCTTTGGACTTGCTTAACAACGAATTACCATAA
- the LOC108336844 gene encoding rhodanese-like domain-containing protein 17 isoform X2 — protein sequence MVINRTVEEFQKGHVDAEKIINIPYMFNTPEGRVKNPEFLKEVLSACKKEDRIIVGCQSGVRSVYATSDLLTEGFKDVRNMGGGYLDWVKNQFPLKIPLNLVKDEVPLKAPLDLVIGEVTVKEPLDLLNNELP from the exons ATGGTAATTAATAGGACGGTGGAAGAGTTTCAGAAAGGTCATGTGGATGCTGAGAAGATAATTAACATTCCGTACATGTTTAATACACCAGAAG GTAGGGTGAAGAATCCGGAGTTTCTGAAGGAGGTTTTATCAGCGTGCAAGAAAGAAGATCGCATCATCGTG GGTTGTCAAAGTGGAGTGAGATCTGTGTATGCAACTAGTGATCTTCTGACGGAG GGTTTTAAAGATGTGAGGAACATGGGAGGAGGATATCTTGACTGGgttaaaaatcaatttccaCTGAAAATACCTTTGAATTTGGTTAAAGATGAAGTTCCACTGAAAGCTCCTCTGGATTTGGTTATAGGTGAAGTTACAGTGAAAGAACCTTTGGACTTGCTTAACAACGAATTACCATAA
- the LOC108343924 gene encoding 26S proteasome non-ATPase regulatory subunit 4 homolog, which yields MVLEATMICIDNSEWMRNGDYSPSRFQAQADAVNLICGAKTQSNPENTVGVLTMAGKGVRVLVTPTSDLGKILACMHGLEIGGEMNLAAGIQVAQLALKHRQNKKQQQRIIVFAGSPIKHEKKMLEMIGRKLKKNSVALDIVNFGEEDEGKNEKLEALLSAVNNNDTSHIVHVPSGPNALSDVLISTPIFTGDGEGGSGFAAAAAAAAAGGVSGFEFGVDPNLDPELALALRVSMEEERARQEAAAKKAAEDASKQDKGDEQKASPQDTTMTEGASAGASEGNNKKTDLTDDENALLQQALAMSMDDPAITHDVRDTDMSEAAADDPELALALQLSVEDRSKDSASQSDVSKLLADQSFVSSILASLPGVDPNDPSVKDLLASMQNQSEPQQKNEDKPPNEEEKK from the exons ATGGTGCTCGAG GCCACCATGATCTGTATTGACAATTCGGAATGGATGCGTAATGGAGATTACTCTCCTTCTCGATTTCAAGCCCAAGCGGACGCCGTCAATCTTATTTGCGGTGCCAAAACCCAG TCTAATCCAGAAAATACGGTGGGAGTTCTCACAATGGCAGGGAAGGGCGTTCGTGTCTTGGTCACCCCTACCAGTGATTTGGGCAAGATCTTAGCTTGCATGCATG GACTAGAAATAGGTGGTGAGATGAACCTAGCTGCGGGCATTCAGGTGGCACAATTGGCTCTTAAGCATAGGCAGAACAAGAAGCAGCAGCAAAGGATTATTGTCTTTGCTGGAAG TCCCATTAAACATgagaagaaaatgttggagatgattggtagaaaattgaaaaagaacaGTGTAGCACTTGACATTGTCAATTTTGGCGAAGAAGATGAAGGAAAGAATGAGAAGTTGGAAGCACTCCTCTCCGCTGTTAACAATAATGATACCAGCCACATCGTCCATGTTCCATCTGGTCCGAATGCTCTTTCTGATGTACTAATAAG TACTCCTATTTTTACTGGTGACGGGGAAGGTGGAAGTGGTTTTGCAGCAGCTGCCGCAGCTGCTGCAGCAGGCGGTGTATCTGGATTTGAGTTTGGTGTAGATCCGAACTTGGACCCTGAACTAGCTCTTGCTTTAAGAGTTTCAATGGAAGAAGAGAGAGCTAGACAGGAAGCAGCTGCAAAAAAAGCTGCAGAGGATGCTTCCAAACAGGATAAAGGTGATGAGCAGAAGGCTAGTCCACAGGATACAACTATGACCGAGGGTGCCAGTGCAGGAGCTTCTGAAGGCAATAATAAGAAAACTGATTTGACG GACGATGAAAATGCACTTCTACAGCAGGCTCTTGCAATGTCAATGGACGATCCTGCTATTACCCATGATGTGAGAGATACAGATATGTCTGAAGCAGCTGCTGATGATCCTGAGCTGGCTCTAG CTCTCCAATTGTCAGTAGAAGATAGGTCAAAGGACTCGGCAAGCCAGTCTGACGTCAGTAAATTGTTAGCAGATCAGTCCTTTGTATCTTCTATCCTTGCATCG CTTCCCGGGGTTGACCCAAATGATCCATCGGTCAAAGATTTACTGGCTTCTATGCAAAATCAGTCTGAG CCTCAGCAGAAGAATGAAGACAAGCCACCAAATGAAGAGGAGAAAAAGTAA